Proteins from a genomic interval of Trifolium pratense cultivar HEN17-A07 linkage group LG6, ARS_RC_1.1, whole genome shotgun sequence:
- the LOC123889214 gene encoding protein ACTIVITY OF BC1 COMPLEX KINASE 3, chloroplastic-like, whose amino-acid sequence MATVSSQPCSSWTRGSIPISRITQRRRFRNRTDLKRLKILAAVVEATPSSAVPLVRNGTNRVLALPLNRADDLQAEARAMTRAINATLYSPELLAEKYGSQRIKVVQRAFEIVSALGSFGLKLFLEQKNGTLDKNKKARATELKTIFTQLGPTFVKLGQGLSTRPDICPPEYLEELSELQDGLPTFPDEEAFACIERELGVSLDSIFSSISSKPIAAASLGQVYKARLKNSGKLVAIKVQRPNIEEAIGLDFYLIRNLGFFINKYVDIITTDVVALIDEFARRVFQELNYVQEGQNARRFKKLYADRRDICVPDIFWDYTSAKVLAMDWVEGVKLSEQEAIERQGLKVLDLVNTGIQCSLRQLLEYGYFHADPHPGNLLATPDGRLAFLDFGMMSETPEEARSAIIGHVVHLVNRDYEAMARDYYALDFLSPDVDVSPIVPALRDFFDDALNYTVSELNFKTLVDGLGNVLYQFPFNVPAYYALILRSLTVLEGLALNADPNFKVLAASYPYFAKRLLTDPNPYLRDALIELLFKDGKFRWGRLEDLLIQGSMDSDFSAKEALQPVLKVILSPDGEVLRTLVIKEAVRVSEAFTLSSISDTYKSAPDFMRTLVFNGNANGPLVMSESEMQSMIELRNQVRRIWGLLQSSNDFDPALLLPIFQLLQQPEVRRLGGGVMDGITQRFVARFLQQVLRVPVTASA is encoded by the exons ATGGCTACGGTGTCATCACAACCATGTTCTTCATGGACGCGTGGTTCAATTCCAATTTCAAGAATAACCCAACGACGTCGTTTCAGAAACAGAACCGATTTAAAACGTCTGAAAATTCTTGCTGCGGTGGTGGAAGCGACGCCTTCAAGCGCTGTACCTTTGGTCAGAAATGGAACCAACCGTGTCCTGGCACTTCCATTGAACCGTGCTGATGATCTTCAAGCTGAAGCTAGAGCTATGACTCGTGCTATCAATGCTACTCTTTATAGCCCTGAACTCTTGGCGGAAAAATATGGGTCACAACGCATCAAG GTGGTACAGAGGGCCTTTGAGATTGTGAGTGCTTTGGGTTCATTTGGGTTGAAGCTGTTTTTGGAGCAGAAGAATGGGACACTTGATAAGAATAAAAAGGCTCGTGCTACTGAATTGAAGACCATATTCACACAGTTAGGACCAACTTTTGTGAAGTTGGGTCAAGGACTGTCCACTAGGCCTGACATTTGTCCACCTGAATATTTGGAGGAACTCTCTGAGCTTCAG GATGGTTTGCCTACATTTCCCGATGAGGAAGCCTTCGCATGCATTGAAAGGGAGTTAGGAGTATCCCTTGactctattttttcttctatatcATCAAAACCTATAGCTGCAGCGAGTTTGGGTCAAGTTTATAAAGCTCGGTTGAAGAACTCGGGTAAACTCGTGGCTATCAAGGTTCAACGTCCTAACATTGAGGAGGCTATAGGATTGGATTTCTACCTAATTAGAAATCTCGggtttttcataaataaatatgtagACATAATCACCACTGATGTTGTTGCTCTTATTGATGAATTTGCTCGTAGAGTTTTTCAAGAGCTCAACTATGTGCAG GAGGGACAAAATGCACGGAGGTTCAAAAAATTGTATGCTGATCGGCGAGATATTTGTGTTCCTGATATTTTCTGGGATTATACAAGCGCTAAAGTACTGGCAATGGATTGGGTTGAAGGAGTCAAACTAAGTGAACAAGAAGCTATTGAGAGACAAGGATTGAAAGTCTTGGATTTGGTGAACACAGGCATACAATGCAGCCTCAGACAGCTACTCGAGTACGGATATTTCCATGCAGATCCGCATCCCGGGAACCTTTTAGCAACACCTGATGGAAGGCTTGCTTTTCTTGATTTTGGAATGATGAGTGAGACACCAGAAGAAGCAAGATCTGCCATAATTGGTCATGTTGTTCACTTGGTTAACCGAGATTACGAAGCTATGGCTCGTGACTACTATGCTCTTGATTTCCTTTCACCTGATGTTGATGTTTCTCCAATTGTTCCGGCACTTAGAGACTTTTTTGACGATGCACTTAATTATACTGTGAGCGAACTTAACTTCAAGACACTAGTGGATGGTTTGGGGAACGTTTTGTATCAATTTCCGTTTAATG TCCCAGCTTACTATGCTCTGATATTGAGGTCTCTCACTGTTTTAGAAGGTTTAGCACTTAATGCTGATCCCAATTTTAAGGTGCTCGCGGCTTCATATCCATATTTTGCTAAGCGGCTCCTAACAGATCCAAATCCATATCTAAGAGATGCTCTTATTGAGTTGCTTTTCAAGGATGGGAAGTTTAG GTGGGGTAGACTTGAAGACTTGCTAATCCAGGGCAGTATGGACAGCGACTTCTCCGCTAAAGAGGCCTTACAACCTGTCCTAAAGGTAATATTGAGCCCAGATGGTGAAGTTCTCAGGACGCTTGTTATCAAAGAGGCTGTTCGCGTATCTGAAGCTTTTACTCTAAGCTCGATTTCTGATACATACAAGTCAGCTCCTGATTTTATGAGGACTCTTGTTTTCAATGGCAATGCAAATGGTCCCCTTGTGATGTCAGAATCCGAAATGCAAAGCATGATAGAACTTAGGAATCAAGTACGCAGAATTTGGGGACTTCTTCAATCCTCTAATGATTTTGATCCAGCTCTTTTGCTGCCTATATTCCAG CTCCTTCAGCAACCTGAGGTACGCAGACTTGGGGGTGGTGTTATGGATGGCATCACTCAACGTTTTGTAGCACGCTTTCTGCAGCAAGTACTTCGAGTTCCAGTAACAGCTTCTGCGTAG
- the LOC123892980 gene encoding uncharacterized protein LOC123892980: MSVTYLLFFLCFSFHAYCTVLPLSNTQDMELENKKHFSIKTDNINDFESFPNHFPMMNEDSKMKTWLVNTQKSRKELSTNKKMLKAMRKDSSTSETKTHGSVSCSVIHKNLSEKNTPSEKNPEFDLDYSPPKTHPPHHN, encoded by the exons ATGTCAGTCACatatcttcttttctttctgtgcTTTTCCTTCCATGCATATTGCACTGTCCTGCCTCTTAGCAACACTCAAGATATGGAGCTGGAGAACAAAAAGCATTTCTCTATCAAG ACTGAcaatataaatgattttgaatCCTTTCCTAATCATTTTCCAATGATGAATGAAGATAGCAAGATGAAGACATGGTTGGTTAATACTCAAAAGTCAAGGAAAGAATTAAGCACTAACAAAAAGATGCTCAAAGCCATGAGAAAAGATTCAAGCACTTCAGAAACTAAAACTCATGGCTCAGTTTCTTGTAGTGTGATTCACAAGAACCTTAGTGAGAAAAATACACCAAGTGAGAAAAATCCTGAATTTGATTTGGACTATTCACCCCCCAAGACACATCCTCCTCATCATAACTAA
- the LOC123892050 gene encoding protein RGF1 INDUCIBLE TRANSCRIPTION FACTOR 1, translating to MLKICSLCYNSLTHFLEFLFYTQFICSSSSNNVQPRWLENLLAEKFYNACLIHQESKKNEKNVYCLDCCISLCPHCIPPHRSHRLLQIRRYMYNDVIRLDAASKLIDCSSIQFYRTNNAKVVFLKRESPKKSSSGNICISCARNLQDPYKFCSLNCKVNHLVHTLGSLSGYLYECNYMPLSDSGLDDGVISEMTPDSVLEPSGSNHTSSGSGGYGVVDCQATLACTATTEVVRKKRTGLSTFRPRCRPACSPVSEISTNMMNKRKGNPHRAPLY from the exons ATGTTAAAAATTTGTTCTTTATGTTATAATTCACTAACCCATTttcttgaatttttgttttatacaCAGTTTATTTGTTCTTCATCATCTAATAATGTTCAACCTAGATGGCTTGAAAATCTTCTAGCTGAGAAATTCTACAACGCTTGTTTAATTCATCAAGAAtcaaagaagaatgaaaagaatGTTTATTGTTTGGATTGTTGTATTAGTCTTTGCCCTCACTGTATTCCACCTCATCGTTCTCACAGACTCTTGCAG ATTAGAAGATATATGTATAATGATGTTATAAGATTAGATGCTGCTTCAAAGTTAATTGATTGCTCTTCTATTCAA TTCTATAGAACAAACAATGCAAAAGTGGTGTTTTTGAAAAGAGAATCACCAAAGAAAAGCTCAAGCGGCAATATCTGCATAAGTTGTGCCAGAAATCTACAAGACCCATACAAATTCTGCTCACTCAATTGCAAG GTGAATCACCTAGTGCATACATTGGGATCACTCTCTGGATACCTTTATGAGTGCAACTACATGCCATTATCTGACTCCGGCCTAGATGATGGTGTAATTAGTGAAATGACACCCGACTCGGTTCTCGAACCATCCGGTTCAAACCACACTTCATCCGGTTCTGGTGGATACGGCGTTGTGGATTGTCAAGCCACCTTAGCTTGCACCGCAACTACTGAAGTTGTTCGCAAGAAAAGAACCGGTCTTTCCACTTTTCGACCACGTTGTCGGCCTGCATGCTCGCCAGTGTCGGAAATATCAACTAATATGATGAACAAGAGAAAGGGAAATCCTCATAGGGCTCCACTATATTGA